The proteins below are encoded in one region of Sphingobacterium sp. R2:
- a CDS encoding alpha/beta hydrolase: protein MKRIFMILCSLISLAKAQEVINLYVDSIPNSTDKAQVNLEKNVPRLFAYPADKSSAKNIAVLVIPGGGYSHIAMDHEGHAVAKELVKNGYSAFVLQYRLPSPNIMRNKSIGPLQDAQRAVQLIRTLHPELRKVGVIGFSAGGHLASTLITQFKKDYIANSTHVSLRPDFAGLIYPVISMNNDITHRGSRINLIGENPSEDLVRSFSSELQVSPEVCPVFFVHAKDDMAVPIENSYRMIAALDKAKVPNKLYVFEQGGHGFGLINKTSDKLWFDAFLSWLATLD, encoded by the coding sequence ATGAAAAGAATTTTTATGATTTTATGTTCGTTGATTTCACTCGCTAAGGCGCAGGAAGTAATCAATCTTTATGTAGATTCCATTCCAAATTCGACGGATAAAGCGCAAGTGAATTTAGAAAAAAATGTTCCCAGGTTGTTTGCTTATCCGGCAGATAAAAGTAGCGCTAAAAATATCGCTGTACTGGTAATCCCGGGAGGTGGGTATTCGCATATTGCTATGGATCATGAAGGACATGCTGTCGCTAAAGAACTCGTAAAAAATGGTTATTCGGCTTTTGTTTTACAATACCGTTTACCTTCGCCAAATATTATGCGTAACAAATCAATAGGACCTCTTCAAGATGCTCAGCGGGCGGTTCAACTGATTAGAACGTTGCACCCTGAACTTCGCAAGGTTGGCGTTATTGGCTTTTCTGCTGGCGGGCATTTGGCCTCTACTTTAATTACCCAATTCAAGAAGGACTATATAGCAAATTCTACACATGTATCCCTAAGACCTGATTTTGCTGGATTAATTTATCCGGTCATCTCCATGAATAATGATATCACGCACAGAGGGTCAAGGATTAATCTGATCGGAGAAAACCCTTCGGAAGATTTGGTCAGATCATTTTCTTCTGAATTACAGGTCTCTCCGGAAGTTTGCCCGGTTTTCTTTGTACATGCCAAAGACGATATGGCTGTACCGATAGAAAACAGTTATCGGATGATTGCTGCTTTGGACAAAGCAAAAGTGCCCAACAAGCTTTATGTCTTTGAGCAGGGGGGACATGGTTTTGGATTAATTAATAAAACTTCGGATAAATTATGGTTTGACGCATTTTTGTCCTGGCTAGCTACACTGGATTAG
- a CDS encoding HD domain-containing protein — protein sequence MNKNKIINDPVYGFVSIPTGLVFDLVQHPYFQRLRYIKQVSMTHLVYPGALHTRFQHAIGSMHLMAMALETLRSKGVFISDVEEEAALSAILLHDIGHGPFSHSLEHSLIEGVSHELLSSLLMDRINKDLDGRLSLAITIFNDKYERKFLHQLVSSQLDVDRMDYLNRDSFFTGVSEGVISFDRIIKMLNVVADEIVVDYKGLYSVEKFLIARRLMYWQVYLHKTVIGAEQLLIKILQRAKYLTAAGHQLFSTPAFHWFLSQQINKSNFLDNPLHLDWFTRLDDTDIMSAIKTWECHEDHILSTMCQRVMKRDLYRSVLSNKPFSREYIDLVKAKVQAEIGVAMEDMHYYVFTQEIQNRAYNSSQDQIKILLKSGELVDITEASDLGNLEALSKNVAKYALCYPKEVGYVAIPSVK from the coding sequence TTGAACAAAAATAAAATTATAAATGATCCGGTATACGGGTTTGTTTCGATCCCCACAGGATTGGTCTTTGATTTGGTACAGCATCCTTATTTTCAGCGACTTCGCTATATCAAGCAGGTGAGTATGACACATCTCGTCTATCCAGGTGCTTTACACACTCGTTTTCAGCACGCCATTGGATCCATGCATTTGATGGCAATGGCTTTGGAAACATTAAGAAGCAAGGGTGTATTCATTTCGGACGTGGAAGAGGAAGCCGCTCTTTCAGCTATTTTACTCCATGATATTGGGCATGGCCCCTTCTCCCACTCGTTAGAACATAGCTTAATTGAAGGCGTTTCGCATGAGTTGCTGTCTTCGTTGTTAATGGATCGAATCAATAAGGATTTAGACGGAAGGTTGAGCCTTGCAATTACCATTTTTAATGACAAATACGAGCGCAAATTTCTTCACCAATTGGTGTCGAGCCAGTTGGATGTTGATCGAATGGACTACCTCAATAGGGATAGCTTTTTTACGGGAGTATCTGAGGGAGTGATTTCATTTGACCGTATCATAAAAATGCTCAACGTGGTAGCGGATGAAATTGTTGTGGATTATAAAGGGCTATATTCAGTGGAGAAATTTCTTATAGCACGGCGACTGATGTATTGGCAAGTATATCTGCACAAAACCGTTATTGGTGCCGAACAGTTGCTGATTAAAATTCTGCAGCGGGCAAAATATTTGACGGCTGCTGGCCATCAACTCTTTTCTACTCCAGCTTTTCATTGGTTTTTAAGCCAACAAATCAATAAAAGTAATTTTTTGGACAACCCGTTGCATTTAGACTGGTTTACTCGTTTGGATGATACAGACATTATGTCTGCCATAAAAACATGGGAGTGTCATGAGGACCATATTCTAAGTACAATGTGTCAACGGGTAATGAAGCGTGATCTATATCGCTCTGTATTGAGCAACAAACCTTTTTCGCGCGAATATATTGATTTGGTGAAAGCAAAAGTACAAGCCGAAATCGGCGTGGCGATGGAGGATATGCATTATTATGTATTTACTCAGGAAATTCAGAATCGCGCGTATAATTCATCCCAGGATCAAATAAAAATTTTGTTAAAATCGGGCGAACTTGTCGATATAACGGAGGCTTCTGATCTGGGGAATTTAGAAGCGCTGTCGAAAAATGTCGCAAAATATGCTTTGTGTTATCCAAAAGAGGTGGGATATGTTGCAATTCCTTCTGTCAAGTAG
- a CDS encoding ABC transporter ATP-binding protein, translating into MAQSSSCQYIPSDIHVPGLSAIHAENLSFSFHENSMQFAVENSSFDIEEGKITAIIGESGSGKSTLLRLIYGLLEPTEGVVRYKGWQVPTRKDKLIPGHDAMKLVSQGFDDLNTYANVWDNVASQLPNTNIKRKQDKTAEILQRLRIDHLGRKRVADISGGEKQRVAICRALINEPEVLLMDEPFNQVDASFRDTLQQDIKDIVKETGLTVILVSHDPTEVLALADNLIVMKEGKILDQNNPHQLYDNPSHPYTAQLLAKSNILNVQQAQSLGITTEKPIAIHQEWISISSSQESTFFVKDVRFRGFYYEIVVSNNVINLHTIRTSQIIPSKQQTVDLTISHWISFDH; encoded by the coding sequence ATGGCTCAATCATCCTCTTGTCAATATATTCCATCTGATATTCATGTGCCTGGTTTATCTGCTATACACGCCGAAAATCTTAGCTTTTCCTTTCATGAGAACAGCATGCAATTTGCTGTCGAAAACAGTTCCTTCGACATTGAAGAAGGAAAAATAACCGCGATTATCGGTGAGTCCGGAAGTGGGAAAAGTACCTTGTTGAGGCTTATATACGGATTATTGGAACCCACAGAAGGTGTGGTGCGCTATAAAGGCTGGCAGGTACCTACACGCAAAGATAAGTTAATTCCCGGTCACGATGCGATGAAATTAGTCTCGCAGGGTTTTGACGATTTAAATACATATGCCAACGTGTGGGACAATGTTGCATCGCAATTGCCAAATACAAATATCAAACGTAAACAAGATAAAACTGCGGAAATACTGCAACGTCTTCGCATAGACCACCTTGGGCGAAAAAGAGTAGCAGATATCAGTGGCGGAGAAAAGCAGCGCGTTGCAATCTGCCGTGCGCTCATCAATGAGCCCGAAGTTTTACTTATGGATGAACCCTTTAATCAGGTTGACGCCTCTTTTCGCGACACGCTCCAACAAGATATAAAGGATATCGTTAAAGAAACTGGGCTAACTGTTATCCTCGTTTCTCACGATCCGACTGAAGTACTTGCTTTAGCTGATAATCTTATCGTGATGAAAGAAGGTAAAATTCTAGATCAAAATAACCCACATCAACTCTATGACAATCCTTCGCACCCTTATACCGCCCAATTGTTGGCAAAAAGTAATATCTTGAATGTCCAGCAAGCTCAAAGCTTAGGGATAACAACCGAAAAACCTATAGCAATCCATCAGGAATGGATTTCAATAAGTTCTTCACAAGAGTCCACTTTTTTTGTCAAGGATGTGCGATTCCGAGGATTTTATTATGAAATTGTTGTCAGCAATAATGTAATCAACTTACATACCATTAGGACTTCTCAAATCATTCCGTCAAAACAACAAACAGTTGATCTGACAATATCCCATTGGATTTCTTTTGACCATTAA
- a CDS encoding SDR family NAD(P)-dependent oxidoreductase gives MSKLIRYNTMLSKVNIVPRWIIFLLDIFSVSIAYLLANVIYYDFDFAFLLDIDFSIRYILFIGVCSFSFYLFKMYTGIVRYTSAIDSIRILSTITFSVFILLVIKIIIQANEIERNIPTALIIFFALFSFLILTVYRTIIKIFFLYTKKASGSRKKTLIYGAGDLGIAVKRTLDHDVRSKNAIVGFLDDNEQKINKVIDGTKIYSSQKFSHLIKTLNVEEVIIASHNIPSDRKNEITDVALEKNVNILTLPPVKKIMNGDLNPNQIQKIKIEDLLERAPIKINDDHILSQTKGKRILVTGAAGSIGSEIATQLGRYEPQMIILCDQAESPLHNLQLDLQDEFPNQVYHTYIADVRSSKRMQLLFETFKPHYVYHAAAYKHVPMMENHPLEAVQTNVMGTKNLADLAVEFQVEKFVFVSTDKAVNPTNIMGATKRIAEIYVQSLNNHLEASLQDSIHTKFITTRFGNVLGSNGSVIPRFRDQIQKGGPVTVTHPEITRYFMTIPEACRLVLEAGTMGQGGEIFVFDMGKSVKIVELAKKMIRLSGFKPNEDIEIKFTGLRPGEKLYEELLNDLENTLPTHHEKIMIAKVRENNYDSVLMKIQKLQQRLATQNKNEVVYQMKIIVPEFKSKNSIYEQLDREIELSNKSEN, from the coding sequence TTGTCTAAATTAATCAGATATAATACCATGCTCAGTAAAGTAAATATAGTGCCGCGGTGGATCATTTTTTTATTGGACATCTTTAGCGTATCCATCGCCTATCTGCTCGCAAATGTCATTTACTATGATTTTGACTTCGCTTTTCTGCTTGACATTGATTTTAGTATACGCTATATTTTATTTATAGGTGTATGCTCTTTTTCATTCTACCTTTTTAAAATGTATACCGGAATAGTTCGTTACACAAGTGCGATCGATTCCATACGTATATTATCGACGATAACATTTAGTGTTTTCATCCTCCTTGTTATAAAAATAATAATCCAAGCAAATGAGATCGAGCGTAACATCCCAACTGCCCTCATTATTTTCTTTGCCCTCTTTTCATTTCTAATTTTAACAGTCTATCGAACGATTATTAAGATTTTCTTTCTATACACAAAAAAAGCTAGTGGCTCCAGAAAAAAAACGCTGATCTATGGAGCAGGCGACTTGGGAATTGCTGTAAAAAGAACATTAGACCATGATGTAAGATCCAAAAATGCCATTGTAGGATTTTTAGATGATAACGAACAAAAAATAAATAAGGTAATTGATGGAACGAAGATATATTCTTCGCAGAAGTTCAGCCACCTGATCAAAACGTTAAATGTCGAGGAGGTCATTATTGCTTCGCACAATATTCCTTCGGACCGCAAAAATGAAATCACTGACGTCGCGCTGGAAAAAAATGTTAATATATTAACGCTGCCCCCAGTTAAGAAAATTATGAATGGCGACCTTAATCCCAATCAGATCCAAAAAATAAAAATTGAAGATTTATTGGAAAGGGCACCTATAAAGATCAACGATGATCACATCCTCAGCCAAACGAAAGGCAAAAGGATATTGGTCACTGGTGCTGCGGGCTCTATTGGAAGTGAGATCGCAACCCAATTGGGAAGATACGAACCACAGATGATTATACTGTGTGATCAGGCGGAGTCCCCCTTACATAATCTCCAACTCGATCTTCAAGATGAATTTCCAAATCAAGTATATCATACTTACATAGCCGATGTCCGAAGTTCAAAAAGGATGCAATTACTTTTTGAAACGTTCAAACCACACTATGTTTATCACGCAGCAGCCTATAAACATGTGCCGATGATGGAAAACCATCCATTGGAAGCGGTACAAACGAATGTGATGGGAACAAAAAATCTTGCTGATTTAGCCGTTGAGTTTCAAGTTGAAAAATTTGTTTTTGTCTCTACGGACAAAGCGGTCAATCCCACCAACATCATGGGAGCAACGAAACGGATTGCTGAAATTTACGTCCAGTCATTGAACAATCATTTGGAAGCATCATTGCAAGATAGTATCCATACTAAATTTATTACGACACGCTTTGGAAACGTGCTGGGTTCAAATGGCTCCGTAATTCCACGATTCAGAGATCAAATTCAAAAAGGTGGCCCTGTAACAGTTACCCATCCAGAAATTACCCGATATTTTATGACCATTCCCGAAGCATGCCGATTGGTTCTTGAAGCTGGGACGATGGGACAAGGCGGCGAAATTTTTGTATTCGATATGGGAAAATCTGTGAAAATAGTCGAATTAGCTAAGAAAATGATTCGTCTTTCAGGATTCAAACCAAATGAAGATATTGAAATAAAGTTTACAGGATTGCGCCCCGGAGAAAAGCTGTATGAGGAATTATTAAATGATTTAGAAAACACCCTACCGACTCACCATGAAAAAATTATGATTGCCAAAGTGAGAGAAAATAATTATGACAGTGTGCTCATGAAGATCCAAAAACTGCAGCAACGATTGGCAACGCAAAACAAAAACGAAGTCGTGTATCAAATGAAAATCATTGTACCCGAATTCAAAAGCAAAAATTCGATCTACGAGCAACTGGATCGAGAAATCGAATTATCAAATAAGTCAGAAAACTAA
- the tsaE gene encoding tRNA (adenosine(37)-N6)-threonylcarbamoyltransferase complex ATPase subunit type 1 TsaE, which yields MEIIVNSIADLSQAAETLLTSFPEDRIFLLYGPMGAGKTTFVKHLCEQLNVQDSTSSPTFSIVNEYESAIGPVYHFDFYRIKDEQEAFDFGYEEYFYSGAYCFVEWPEKIPNLLPEEAKEIHISIIDATTRQISIH from the coding sequence ATGGAAATTATTGTAAATTCGATAGCAGATTTATCGCAAGCAGCTGAAACACTTTTAACCAGTTTTCCGGAGGATCGCATTTTTTTGCTATATGGTCCAATGGGGGCAGGGAAAACAACTTTTGTAAAACACCTCTGCGAACAATTAAATGTCCAAGACAGCACATCGAGCCCGACATTCTCCATCGTCAATGAATACGAATCTGCTATTGGCCCCGTATATCATTTCGATTTTTACCGTATCAAAGACGAACAGGAGGCATTTGATTTTGGCTACGAGGAATACTTTTATTCAGGAGCATACTGCTTTGTGGAGTGGCCAGAAAAAATCCCCAATTTACTTCCTGAAGAAGCAAAGGAAATACACATCAGCATCATAGATGCAACAACACGTCAAATCTCTATTCATTAA
- a CDS encoding bifunctional UDP-3-O-[3-hydroxymyristoyl] N-acetylglucosamine deacetylase/3-hydroxyacyl-ACP dehydratase, with amino-acid sequence MNVKQRTIKNEVEISGVGLHTGKIVSMTIKPAPENHWFKFRRVDLEGQPEILVDADNVTDTSRGTTITQNGASVSTIEHLMASLIGLQIDNVLIDIDGPEIPILDGSSAIFVKLLEEAGFEEQDADRDYYEISNNIHYAEPDRKVEILGMPMDGYRMTCMIDFNSPVLGSQHAAITSIDDFKSEISSSRTFCFLHELEMLVDHGLIKGGDLSNAIVIVDKETSPEELQKLAHLFHKETVAVAKEGILNNNQLRYQNEPARHKLLDMVGDLALVGRPLKGHIMAARPGHAANVAFAKKIKEQIKKDKTRKKIKVYDPNMPALYDTVEIMKILPHRQPMLMVDKILELTETHVVGLKNVTMNEDLFMGHFPGAPLFPGVLQVEAMAQTGGILVLKTVPDPENWLTLFLKIENARFKAQVTPGDSVIFRCDLMEPIRRGIAKMKGVAMVGEKIVCEAELMAQIVRVNNN; translated from the coding sequence ATGAATGTAAAACAGCGAACCATCAAAAACGAGGTTGAGATTTCGGGGGTAGGTCTTCATACAGGGAAAATTGTGTCGATGACCATCAAACCAGCTCCGGAAAATCACTGGTTTAAGTTCAGGCGTGTAGACTTGGAGGGGCAGCCAGAAATTTTGGTTGATGCAGATAACGTGACGGACACTTCGAGGGGGACGACAATTACTCAGAACGGTGCAAGTGTAAGTACAATTGAACATTTGATGGCGTCGTTAATTGGTTTACAAATTGATAACGTCCTGATTGATATCGATGGTCCCGAGATACCTATCTTAGATGGAAGTTCAGCTATTTTTGTAAAGCTGCTTGAAGAGGCAGGCTTTGAGGAGCAGGATGCTGACAGAGATTATTATGAGATTTCCAATAATATCCATTATGCTGAGCCTGATCGAAAAGTCGAGATATTGGGTATGCCGATGGATGGCTATAGGATGACCTGCATGATCGATTTTAACTCGCCGGTGTTGGGAAGCCAGCATGCTGCGATTACGTCAATTGACGATTTTAAATCCGAAATTTCATCTTCACGTACCTTTTGCTTTTTGCATGAGTTAGAGATGTTGGTGGATCATGGGCTTATTAAAGGTGGTGACCTAAGTAATGCCATTGTTATTGTGGATAAGGAGACTTCGCCTGAAGAATTACAGAAATTAGCTCATCTTTTTCATAAGGAAACCGTTGCAGTTGCCAAAGAAGGAATATTAAACAATAATCAATTGCGCTACCAAAATGAACCTGCCCGACATAAATTGTTGGATATGGTTGGAGATTTGGCACTCGTTGGGCGACCGCTGAAGGGCCATATTATGGCTGCTCGGCCGGGGCATGCCGCCAATGTTGCCTTTGCGAAAAAAATAAAGGAGCAGATTAAGAAAGATAAAACACGTAAAAAAATTAAAGTTTACGATCCTAATATGCCAGCATTATACGATACGGTAGAAATTATGAAGATTTTGCCGCATCGTCAGCCTATGCTTATGGTGGATAAGATTCTTGAATTGACCGAAACACATGTTGTAGGCTTGAAGAATGTTACCATGAACGAAGATTTATTTATGGGACATTTTCCCGGGGCGCCATTATTTCCAGGTGTATTGCAAGTAGAGGCTATGGCGCAAACAGGTGGGATTTTGGTTCTTAAAACAGTTCCTGATCCGGAAAATTGGCTAACTTTATTTCTGAAAATTGAAAATGCCCGTTTTAAAGCGCAGGTAACTCCAGGAGATTCTGTTATTTTTAGATGCGATTTGATGGAGCCGATTCGAAGAGGTATCGCAAAAATGAAAGGTGTGGCCATGGTAGGGGAGAAGATCGTATGTGAAGCCGAGCTTATGGCTCAGATCGTAAGAGTAAATAACAACTAA
- a CDS encoding PglZ domain-containing protein, which yields MQKTHILWADDEIDFLKPHILFLESKGYKVDTVNNGNDAVEAFKNGFFHLVFLDENMPGLTGLETLGILKSINPSVPIVLVTKNEEEHVMEDAIGSKIDDYLIKPVNPKQILMTIKKLTENKRLVNEKTSMAYQQDFRNLGMTLNENLDYDQWSEVYKKLVYWELSLEKLEDNNMHEILTMQKSEANMQFSKFIENNYIHWINRPENGPILSHQLFKKKVFPTLEDDVPTFFFLIDNLRFDQWKIINEVITDYFRLEEEINYFSILPTATQYARNAIFSGLTPLEMEKRFPKLWQNDEDEGGKNLYEDKFLEDQIKRLYRKPIKHSYTKILTLEQGKDVVDNLGNLMHNQLNALVYNFVDMLSHARTDSSMIRELANDEAAYRSLTLSWFEHSPLLEAIKWLSQKKVRVIITTDHGTIRVKKPSKIVGDRNTNTNLRYKQGKNLNYIDKDVFAIKNPHEAQLPKLHVSSTYVFAKEDTYFVYPNNYNQFVNYFNGTFQHGGISLEEMIIPFATYLPK from the coding sequence ATGCAAAAAACACATATTCTCTGGGCTGATGATGAAATTGACTTTCTAAAACCACATATCCTATTTTTAGAAAGCAAAGGATATAAAGTTGACACCGTCAATAATGGAAATGATGCAGTTGAAGCCTTTAAAAATGGTTTTTTTCATCTCGTTTTTTTAGACGAGAATATGCCCGGTCTGACCGGACTTGAAACACTCGGTATACTAAAGTCTATCAATCCTTCTGTACCTATTGTGCTGGTCACTAAAAATGAAGAAGAACATGTCATGGAAGATGCGATAGGTTCTAAAATTGATGATTACCTGATCAAGCCGGTCAATCCCAAACAGATCTTGATGACCATAAAGAAATTGACTGAAAACAAGCGCCTCGTCAATGAAAAAACATCTATGGCCTACCAGCAGGACTTCCGTAATTTGGGGATGACTCTCAACGAAAACCTAGATTACGACCAATGGTCGGAAGTATACAAAAAGCTTGTGTACTGGGAGTTGTCTCTAGAGAAACTTGAAGATAATAATATGCATGAAATTCTGACCATGCAAAAATCTGAAGCAAACATGCAGTTCTCAAAATTCATAGAGAATAACTATATCCATTGGATTAATCGTCCCGAAAACGGCCCTATACTCTCACATCAGTTGTTTAAGAAAAAAGTATTCCCTACGCTGGAAGATGATGTACCTACATTTTTCTTCTTAATAGACAACTTGCGGTTTGACCAATGGAAAATTATCAATGAAGTCATCACCGACTATTTTAGACTGGAGGAGGAAATAAACTATTTCAGTATTTTACCAACAGCAACACAATATGCTAGAAATGCTATTTTTAGTGGACTAACCCCGTTAGAAATGGAAAAACGTTTTCCGAAATTGTGGCAAAACGACGAAGACGAAGGCGGTAAAAATCTATACGAGGATAAATTTTTGGAGGATCAGATTAAGCGCCTTTATCGAAAGCCAATAAAACACTCTTACACAAAAATTCTGACATTGGAACAAGGAAAAGACGTTGTAGACAATCTCGGAAATTTAATGCACAATCAGCTTAATGCATTGGTGTATAATTTTGTGGATATGCTATCTCATGCACGTACAGATAGCTCTATGATTCGCGAATTAGCAAACGACGAGGCAGCATACCGTTCACTCACGTTGTCTTGGTTCGAGCATTCCCCCTTATTAGAGGCGATCAAATGGCTCTCCCAAAAAAAGGTTCGGGTGATTATCACCACTGACCATGGGACAATCCGTGTGAAAAAGCCAAGTAAAATTGTGGGGGATCGAAATACAAATACAAATTTAAGATATAAACAGGGCAAAAATCTGAATTATATCGACAAAGACGTCTTCGCTATCAAAAACCCACATGAAGCACAATTGCCCAAACTTCACGTGAGCTCAACCTACGTATTTGCCAAGGAGGACACCTATTTTGTCTACCCGAACAACTACAACCAATTTGTCAATTACTTTAATGGAACGTTTCAACATGGCGGGATCTCTTTGGAAGAAATGATTATCCCCTTTGCGACATACTTACCGAAATAG
- a CDS encoding alanine dehydrogenase: MNELGKLASQAMISPKEMLFEKKKNAKSLFIGIPKEISLQEKRICLTPLAVALLVENGHDVIIETGAGSGANFLDHHYSEQGARIVSSREEVYQADLIIKVGSPTAAEVKLMKERQLLLSSQQPSLMSLDVLKALMHKKITAISYEYLRDEGGCLAVVRAMSEIVGATATLIAGEYLSNAFGGKGLMLGGVTGVASTEVVIIGAGTVGEQAARTALALGAQVKVFDNSIYKLRRLQNNLGSRVFTSVIQPIILNKAVISSDVVIGALRARNGRSSCLISEETVSKMKPNSVVIDVSIDQGGNFETSEVTSHDQPVFRKFDVIHYCVPNIASRVARTATYAMSNIFTSILLDFAELGGLKNAIWKNPGIRSSIYLYQGNLTNADMASRFNMTAKDLDLLVVSSL, encoded by the coding sequence ATGAATGAGTTAGGGAAGCTTGCTAGTCAGGCTATGATTTCTCCAAAAGAGATGCTTTTTGAAAAGAAAAAGAATGCAAAAAGTTTATTTATAGGGATTCCAAAAGAGATCTCGCTACAGGAAAAGCGGATATGTTTAACACCATTAGCGGTTGCATTATTGGTAGAGAATGGGCACGACGTTATCATTGAGACGGGGGCAGGGAGTGGAGCCAACTTTTTAGATCATCATTATAGTGAACAAGGGGCTCGGATCGTTTCGTCTCGCGAAGAAGTATACCAAGCGGATTTGATTATAAAGGTCGGTAGTCCTACTGCGGCGGAAGTAAAGTTGATGAAAGAACGCCAACTTTTATTGTCTTCTCAGCAGCCCTCACTCATGAGCCTGGATGTCTTAAAGGCATTAATGCATAAAAAGATTACAGCAATTTCTTATGAGTATTTAAGAGACGAGGGCGGGTGTCTAGCGGTGGTTAGGGCCATGAGCGAAATTGTTGGGGCGACGGCAACGCTGATTGCTGGCGAATATCTGAGTAATGCGTTTGGCGGAAAGGGGCTGATGTTAGGCGGTGTGACCGGGGTAGCCTCGACAGAAGTTGTTATTATCGGCGCTGGTACTGTTGGTGAACAAGCTGCCCGAACAGCTTTAGCTTTAGGCGCACAGGTAAAGGTTTTTGATAATTCCATATATAAACTTAGACGTTTACAGAACAATCTTGGTAGCCGTGTGTTTACATCTGTTATACAGCCAATTATTTTAAATAAAGCTGTTATCAGTTCAGACGTTGTGATTGGTGCTTTGCGGGCGCGCAATGGAAGGTCTTCTTGTTTGATTTCGGAGGAAACGGTATCTAAAATGAAGCCCAACTCTGTTGTTATAGATGTAAGTATCGATCAGGGCGGGAATTTTGAAACGTCAGAAGTCACTTCACATGATCAACCCGTTTTCCGAAAATTTGATGTTATTCATTACTGTGTTCCGAATATCGCTTCTCGGGTGGCACGAACAGCAACTTATGCCATGAGTAATATTTTTACTTCAATTTTGCTCGATTTTGCTGAGCTTGGCGGATTGAAAAACGCAATTTGGAAAAATCCCGGAATCCGAAGTTCCATTTATTTGTATCAAGGTAATCTTACAAATGCTGATATGGCATCAAGGTTTAATATGACTGCAAAAGATTTGGATCTTTTAGTCGTTTCTTCATTATAA
- the lpxD gene encoding UDP-3-O-(3-hydroxymyristoyl)glucosamine N-acyltransferase encodes MQFTAQQIATLLEGRIEGNPEVAVGNLAKIEEGKKGDLSFLSNPKYEHFIYTTDASIVIINEDLQLTHSTKPALTIIRVKNAYAAFSTVLNMYNEFRLDKSGREEPHFIHDEAEIGQGGYIGAFVYIGRGASIGDHVKIYPQVYIGDKVTIGDNTTLYPGVKIYHDCKIGKNVVVHSGVVIGSDGFGFAPQEDGTYKKVPQIGYVQIEDNVEIGANTVIDRATMGATIVRHGVKLDNLIQIAHNVDIGKNTVIAAQTGISGSSKIGEHVVLGGQVGVVGHIVIAKGSQIQAQSGVNRSIKEEGKKWGGTPLMPYQPQLRSNVIFARLPELEKRIQELEKLVEKKLK; translated from the coding sequence ATGCAATTTACTGCGCAACAAATAGCGACATTATTAGAAGGACGGATTGAAGGAAATCCAGAGGTTGCGGTAGGTAACCTTGCCAAAATTGAGGAGGGTAAAAAAGGTGATCTTTCTTTTTTGTCAAATCCCAAATACGAGCATTTTATATATACTACTGATGCCTCGATTGTTATTATTAATGAAGATTTGCAATTGACACATTCGACTAAGCCTGCATTAACGATTATACGGGTTAAGAACGCCTATGCTGCTTTTTCTACTGTCCTAAATATGTATAATGAGTTTCGCCTTGACAAAAGTGGGCGAGAGGAACCTCATTTTATACATGACGAGGCTGAAATCGGCCAAGGGGGCTATATCGGTGCATTTGTATATATAGGCAGAGGAGCATCGATCGGTGATCATGTGAAAATTTACCCACAGGTTTATATTGGAGATAAAGTTACTATTGGAGATAATACAACGCTCTATCCAGGAGTGAAGATTTATCATGATTGTAAGATCGGTAAAAATGTGGTAGTACATTCAGGTGTTGTCATCGGATCAGATGGATTTGGATTTGCACCACAAGAAGACGGGACATATAAAAAAGTTCCTCAGATTGGCTATGTTCAGATAGAGGATAATGTTGAGATTGGTGCCAATACCGTAATTGACAGAGCAACCATGGGAGCTACCATTGTTCGTCATGGCGTGAAGTTGGATAATTTGATTCAGATTGCCCATAATGTTGATATTGGAAAGAATACTGTTATTGCGGCGCAGACGGGTATTTCCGGTAGTTCAAAAATTGGAGAGCATGTGGTATTGGGCGGTCAGGTTGGTGTAGTTGGGCATATCGTTATTGCTAAGGGGTCCCAAATTCAGGCCCAGTCCGGAGTGAATAGATCGATCAAAGAAGAGGGCAAGAAGTGGGGCGGTACGCCATTGATGCCTTATCAGCCACAATTGCGGTCAAATGTAATCTTTGCTCGCCTTCCTGAATTGGAAAAGCGGATCCAGGAGTTAGAAAAATTAGTAGAAAAAAAATTAAAATAA